The Colias croceus chromosome 3, ilColCroc2.1 genome includes a region encoding these proteins:
- the LOC123705894 gene encoding uncharacterized protein LOC123705894 yields the protein MYTDDNSDKEYEFDELSPENSPNVTKKSLSAVGFRNNAENQCARPMALRATQSFTGAVEELRFCGNFQRMGIGNKNLSCSPKTAPVCPCGCLLKPAVTGPFRTREKSTLALHVVSPEVLNHHGYNFEPNEIAMFWKKDCRMFLWKGKSKIKTINSDK from the coding sequence atgtacaCAGACGATAATTCAGACAAGGAATACGAATTTGATGAATTAAGTCCGGAAAACAGTCCCAATGTTACAAAGAAATCGTTATCCGCTGTTGGCTTTAGAAATAATGCAGAAAATCAATGTGCGCGACCGATGGCATTACGGGCTACTCAATCGTTTACAGGAGCGGTTGAAGAGTTGAGATTTTGTGGCAATTTCCAAAGAATGGGTAttggtaataaaaatttatcatgCTCACCCAAAACGGCACCAGTTTGCCCATGTGGTTGCCTTCTCAAACCCGCAGTGACTGGGCCATTCAGAACTAGAGAAAAATCTACCCTCGCCCTCCATGTCGTTTCGCCCGAAGTTTTAAACCATCAcggatataactttgaacccaATGAAATAGCTATGTTTTGGAAAAAAGATTGCAGAATGTTTTTATGGAAAGGAAAATCGaaaatcaaaacaattaactctgataaataa